From the Solanum pennellii chromosome 4, SPENNV200 genome, one window contains:
- the LOC107017349 gene encoding uncharacterized protein LOC107017349, with protein MGNGCYTSNLLTIKVIFHDGTTRMVIGKKLAGEIMFEYPDCMVCHADSFFIGQPIPSLGIDDKLKNNDTYFVLPLDSFTNKVLSASSLATLGSNNSNNNNKRGHVNFKNPAFEYIKGSNGRVLIKVAPEFMIKLLQRGNKEEDEDCGSTSSTSPSFLCSTPELRKHYEQLVGAKGQVWSPKLDTISEYKIRYSPCRLIGLEWREKE; from the coding sequence ATGGGCAATGGATGTTACACATCAAATCTATTGACAATCAAGGTTATATTTCACGATGGAACGACGAGGATGGTGATCGGAAAAAAGCTAGCTGGGGAGATAATGTTTGAGTACCCCGATTGCATGGTATGTCATGCGGACTCATTTTTCATTGGTCAACCAATTCCATCGTTAGGTATCGACgataagttaaaaaataacGATACGTACTTTGTTCTTCCACTTGATTCCTTCACAAACAAAGTGCTTTCGGCTTCTTCTCTAGCTACCTTAGGTAGTAATAAtagcaataataataacaaaagagGTCATGTTAACTTCAAAAATCCTGCTTTTGAATATATAAAGGGATCAAATGGTAGGGTTTTGATTAAAGTCGCGCCGGAGTTTATGATCAAGTTACTTCAAAGAGGAAATAAGGAGGAAGATGAGGATTGTGGATCTACTAGTAGTACGAGCCCTAGTTTTTTGTGTAGCACACCTGAGTTGAGGAAGCATTACGAACAATTGGTTGGTGCAAAAGGGCAAGTATGGTCACCTAAATTAGATACTATTTCTGAATATAAGATTAGGTATTCACCTTGTAGATTGATTGGATTGGAatggagagagaaagaatag